The Cucurbita pepo subsp. pepo cultivar mu-cu-16 chromosome LG05, ASM280686v2, whole genome shotgun sequence nucleotide sequence TGTTTGTTGCTATCTTGGTTTAACtgaataactaaataaaatagataggCTCTTCTCTTTGCCTTATGTCGACCTTCTCCATTGAAAGATCACCTATATGGATAATACACATTCCAATTCAACGAGCCTAAATTCTAATTGTTTTGTTCCGAAGCAAACCACGGGCAATTCGTCTTATTCAGATATTCACGACCAAGAAACACTGAATTCTCTTTCGGGTAGGCCttgaaaggagaaggaaggCTGGAATGCCAACATGCGTCTATTATTGAATTCACCCGACCCGATAGTACCCCATTTTTGGAACATCCAGTACCAAAGTCACTGAATGGGTAAGTCGTCAATCTTTAAAACGGACTATGTAATGTACTTTATCTACTGAAAGGAGACCCATAAATAGTGTCACAACATAGGTCATCGAAAGGATCCCAAGATCcactaaaacaaaaaagccATAATCTCTCAGAAAATGTATTCTATGTTGGAAAAGTATATAATTACATAGCTAAGCTCACACAAACACGTAGGTGCTATCAAATTCTAAAGAAACAACCCAACGAGCAAGAACAATTATTAAGATGAGATTcaatagatattttatataatacaaaataatattaatcaaattaaaagttttaatttggttCCTTAATTAAACTTCATAAATtccatttataatatttaaataatttttatttggaaatATTAGGATTTCATAAAtgcaaaattgaaattaataaaagcaataaatttgaaaatttgttagtcaatgatcttttattatttttctttataaggaaaaaaaagaaataacgaAGCTATGTGATGCGATGCGGTAGCGCCACGCCGTTTTACAGTTGACCTGAAAAAATCCCCACAGAGATTTACGAaaccttctccttcttcctcccTCACCTTCCAACAATCAATTCGATCCAGACCTCCTCGATTTCTCCCGTCCGATCACCGATCCGCGTTTTCTTTGTCTCTCTTTCGTCTCTGTTCTACAGATTTGTTtggatcttcttcttcctcgttCGATCGTTTGATCCGATCCTCTCTTGACCGAATCCATAATCAACCACAAAAAATGGACGGATTAGTGATTGAGAAGAAGCCGAAGACTAAGATTGTCTGCACTTTGGGGCCGGCATCCAGGTCTGTGCCCATGGTCGAGAAGCTTTTGAAGGCTGGGATGAATGTTGCTCGTTTCAACTTCTCTCATGGATCCCACGAGTATCACCAGGAGACACTCGACAATCTCCGCGCTGCGATGGAAAATACCGGTATTCTCTGCGCCGTCATGCTTGACACCAAGGTTTCTCTCAACCTTCGCTCTCATAACTCATCTCACTTTACTTGATTTGATCAAACCCTCGATTTCTTGCTTTTTGTTTCTATATGTCTACCTTTCCCCTTTCTGATCCATATATTATCTGGAATTCGATCTCATCTCTTCCGaactttccatttcatttgatttattttcgaattttcacctttttttttcgtcCTTTGTCGCCTAGTTTTGGTTTTATTCTCGTCTGTCAGATATATTGGGCTTTTACTGGTTTTGATTTCGATGTTTCCAGCGAATCTAATTGGTTTCTTCTCCCTTTTNATAGCTAAGCTCACACAAACACGTAGGTGCTATCAAATTCTAAAGAAACAACCCAACGAGCAAGAACAATTATTAAGATGAGATTcaatagatattttatataatacaaaataatattaatcaaattaaaagttttaatttggttCCTTAATTAAACTTCATAAATTCCATTTATAATATTTNggttttttttttctctttctgtcatattaagttaaattacaaatcNGAAGATCAAATAGAATTTAGCATACTTATGATCTGTGAATTTCTCTCAAAAGTTGggggggttttttttttctctttctgtcatattaagttaaattacaaatcaGCACTTGTTTTATATATTGCAACACATTCTCAACAAGCCAATTACGGGGAGGGATTTTGTGCTTGCAGGATCCTGggtcagatgtgttttaattattcatttattttctgcAAGTTGAATGAAGAAGTTGGTGTATTGTTTTTACTGAATGCGACTGATATTTGCCCTTGTGAGTCTGATTCTTACTAAAAGTATGTCCTCTGAAATTGTTCTTCCATTAATCCTCAGTTTTCACCTTCTGTTTAGCCATTATGATGATAGCTTCATTAACTTGGTACTGCTTGTTTATTTTGTCTGGATCTTTGTTACTTTCTAATTGCCTTTAATTTGAACACAATCAAGTTGATATTCTCGTATTTGTATTCCGTTGAGGGTAAATCATATTCTTGAATAGTTAGAGGCAGCACCTGAACTGCGAGTAATAATTTTGAGGTTTATTCTCAGTGATATTCACCATTNTGAATAGTTAGAGGCAGCACCTGAACGAGTAATAATTTTGAGGTTTATTCTCAGTGATATTCACCATTGTTGCTCCTGTTTAGTTGTCTGAGCTTTCTTCAGAGCCAGGAACAAAGCCTTCCGGGTTTCTGTTTCAtctcttttattattgatttacaGTACGTAGGAAATTCGTTTTGTGACTtccaatgtgagatcccgcgttgggtggggaggagaacgaagcattctttataagggtgtgaaacctcNGTTTCTGTTTCAtctcttttattattgatttacaGTACGTAGGAAATTCGTTTTGTGACTTCCCATGTGAGATCCcgcgttggttggggaggagaacgaagcattctttataagggtgtgaaacctctccacatgtagacgtgttttaaaaaccttgggCCATTACATTGTCATgccattcttatttttattttgtcgaAAACAACTATAATTGAAACTTACAACATACAGTTAATCATGTCTATGGAATCATGAAGATACAAATGCCACTTCCGTTACTTGAAGATGCCCCATCCATAACTTTCACCTTTCATTTTAAAGCAACTGTTTTGCACTAATGAAGCTTTGTCGATCCATGACTTTTCAATGAAAACAGGGCCCGGAGATTCGAACTGGATTTCTGAAAGACGGAAAACCCATCCAACTAACACAGGGACAGGAGATAACTATATCTACCGACTACAGCTTGAAGGGCGATGAGAATATGATATGTATGAGCTACAAAAAGTTAGCTGAGGATGTAAAGCCAGGGAGTGTAATACTTTGTTCAGATGGAACAATCTCATTTTCGGTTCTATCTTGTGATAAAGAATCAGGTTTGGTACGATGTCGCTGTGAGAACTCTGCAGTTCTtggtgaaagaaaaaatgttaacCTGCCTGGAGTTATAGTGGATCTCCCTACCCTAACAGAGAAAGATAAGGAAGATATACTACAATGGGGGGTTCCTAATAACATTGATATGATTGCTCTATCTTTCGTTCGGAAAGGTTCTGATCTTGTGGAGGTCCGGAAGTTGCTTGGAAAGCATGCCAAGAGTATTCTCCTCATGTCTAAGGTACATTCAGTTACATCTGTCGAAATACGTTTCTAATTACTGAGAATTTAGCCTTTTCTGGTGATTCTCAGCACAAATGTTTTGAGATTGCTTCTTTTATATGCACCATAAATCTCTTACAAAAAGCAATTTCAGCCCTGTGATCTTTCTGGAATTTGACTCACAGGTTGAGAATCAAGAAGGTGTGGCAAATTTTGACGACATACTAGCCAATTCAGATGCGTTTATGGTGGCACGTGGTGACTTGGGAATGGAAATTCCGATTGAGAAGATATTTCTGGCGCAGAAAGTGATGATATACAAGTGCAACATCCAGGGAAAACCTGTTGTCACAGCTACACAGATGTTGGAATCGATGATTAAATCTCCAAGACCAACTAGAGCCGAAGCCACCGATGTTGCGAATGCTGTTCTCGATGGAACCGATTGCGTTATGTTAAGTGGTGAAACAGCTGCTGGAGCATATCCTGAACTTGCTGTTAGAACAATGGCAAAAATATGTGTTGAAGCTGAAAGCACCCTTAATTATGGAGATGtctttaaaagaattatggaACACTCCCCAGTTCCCATGAGCCCATTAGAAAGCCTTGCTTCTTCTGCTGTTAGGACTGCAAACTCTGCCAAGGCAGCTCTTATCCTTGTCCTAACCAGAGGAGGCAGCACAGCAAAATTGGTGGCCAAGTATAGACCAGGAACACCCATCTTGTCCGTGGTCGTCCCCGAGATTAAGACAGATTCATTTGACTGGTCGTGCAGCGATGAAGCTCCAGCAAGGCATAGCTTAATCTTCCGTGGCTTGGTACCGGTTCTTAGCACAGCATCAGCAAGGTCGTCAAATGCCGAGACAACGGAAGAAGCAATAGAGTTCGCTATTCAGCATGCTAAGTTGAAGGGCCTCTGCAAGAATGGAGATTCTGTCGTGGCGCTTCATCGCGTTGGAACAGCATCTGTGATCAAGATTTTGACTGTGAAGTAGGAATCACGCTCTTggaagtttatttttttgccATTTACCAAGAGCACAGGTTAATTCGAATAATTGctcttgattttcttcattgtttttgGGTTCTTTGTTGAAACCACCTCTTTAACATGCACCTCTGGTGATAAGCATTTTTGGAATGCttccatatttctttttatgatgTAGACACTGTCCATTTACTGGAAACCAGACAGTTCATTTGCTTTGAAATAATGTTATGTTCATCAATCAATTGGAGCCTTTTGCCAGGCCTCTCTCTTGGTGGTAGAAAGGAGGATGCCTCCCGTTTTCTTGGACTACTGTTGTAATAGCCAAAGTACGCCACTATGGCTGCCCGTTGTGTAtcgccatcagtctcacgattttaaaacatgtctattaggaagagtaAGTACactactagtaaatattgtcttctagCACATTAACGGCTTACAGTTTTaatgcgtctactaagaagaTCTAGTACACCACTNCGGACTACTGTTGTAATAGTTGTAATAGCCAAAGTACGCCACTAGCTGCCCGTTGTGTAtcgccatcagtctcacgattttaaaacatgtctattaggaagagcaAGTACactactagtaaatattgtcttctagCACATTAACGGCTTACAGTTTTaatgcgtctactaagaagaTCTAGTACACCACTAGCGAcggcctcacagttttaaaacgtatctactagagagaggtgtACTAGGTGTACTAGGGAGATCTAGTACACCGTTAAGGcggcctcacagttttaaaatgcatctactagagagaggtgtACTAAACGCatttactagagagaggtgTACTAAACGCatttactagagagaggtgTACTAAACGCatttactagagagaggtgTACTAAAcgcagcctcacagttttaaaacgcatctactagagagaggtgtACTAAACGCatttactagagagaggtgTACTAAACGCatttactagagagaggtgCACTAAACG carries:
- the LOC111795427 gene encoding pyruvate kinase, cytosolic isozyme, yielding MDGLVIEKKPKTKIVCTLGPASRSVPMVEKLLKAGMNVARFNFSHGSHEYHQETLDNLRAAMENTGILCAVMLDTKGPEIRTGFLKDGKPIQLTQGQEITISTDYSLKGDENMICMSYKKLAEDVKPGSVILCSDGTISFSVLSCDKESGLVRCRCENSAVLGERKNVNLPGVIVDLPTLTEKDKEDILQWGVPNNIDMIALSFVRKGSDLVEVRKLLGKHAKSILLMSKVENQEGVANFDDILANSDAFMVARGDLGMEIPIEKIFLAQKVMIYKCNIQGKPVVTATQMLESMIKSPRPTRAEATDVANAVLDGTDCVMLSGETAAGAYPELAVRTMAKICVEAESTLNYGDVFKRIMEHSPVPMSPLESLASSAVRTANSAKAALILVLTRGGSTAKLVAKYRPGTPILSVVVPEIKTDSFDWSCSDEAPARHSLIFRGLVPVLSTASARSSNAETTEEAIEFAIQHAKLKGLCKNGDSVVALHRVGTASVIKILTVK